The Mycolicibacterium smegmatis genome has a window encoding:
- the hisB gene encoding imidazoleglycerol-phosphate dehydratase HisB, whose amino-acid sequence MSALANRRARVERKTKESEIVVDLDLDGTGVVDIDTGVPFFDHMLTSLGSHASFDLTVHAKGDIEIEGHHTVEDTAIVLGQALGQALGDKKGIRRFGDAFIPMDESLAHAAVDVSGRPYFVHTGEPESMVSFTIAGTGAPYHTVINRHVFESLAFNARIALHVRTLYGRDPHHITEAQYKAVARALRQAVEYDARVTGVPSTKGTL is encoded by the coding sequence TCGTCGTCGACCTCGACCTCGACGGTACCGGTGTCGTCGACATCGACACGGGCGTACCGTTCTTCGACCACATGCTCACCTCGCTGGGCAGCCACGCGAGCTTCGACCTCACGGTGCATGCCAAGGGCGACATCGAGATCGAGGGCCATCACACGGTCGAGGACACCGCGATCGTGCTCGGGCAGGCCCTCGGGCAGGCACTGGGGGACAAGAAGGGCATCCGCCGGTTCGGTGACGCGTTCATCCCGATGGACGAGTCCCTGGCGCATGCGGCCGTCGACGTGTCGGGGCGCCCGTACTTCGTGCACACCGGTGAGCCCGAGTCGATGGTGAGCTTCACCATCGCGGGTACCGGTGCGCCCTATCACACGGTGATCAACCGGCACGTGTTCGAATCGCTGGCGTTCAACGCCCGCATCGCGCTGCATGTGCGCACGCTCTACGGCCGCGATCCGCACCACATCACCGAGGCGCAGTACAAGGCCGTGGCGCGCGCGTTGCGCCAGGCGGTCGAGTACGACGCCCGCGTGACCGGTGTTCCGTCGACCAAAGGGACTTTGTGA
- a CDS encoding ABC transporter ATP-binding protein: MTEVLKIDDVTFRRNGKQIIDGISLTVRSGEHWALLGPNGAGKSTLLGFCAAVTFPTTGSVWVLGAQMGRTDLSVLRRSIGHVNPRHRLQYPLTVREVVLTGITATVDTAARWTPSPEQIARAEELVDTVGLSARVDAEWPTLSQGERGRTLIARALISDPRLLLLDEPTTGLDVAAREQLLETLDALDDTHPDMASILVTHHLEELPTSTTHAILIAEGRTVASGRAVETVTTDHVTTAFAHPVTVTYDEGRWTARAKPGARVL, translated from the coding sequence GTGACCGAAGTCCTGAAGATCGACGATGTGACCTTCCGCCGCAACGGCAAGCAGATCATCGACGGCATATCGCTGACCGTGCGCAGCGGCGAGCACTGGGCGCTGCTGGGCCCGAACGGGGCAGGCAAGAGCACGCTGTTGGGTTTCTGTGCGGCGGTGACGTTTCCGACGACCGGGTCGGTGTGGGTGCTCGGCGCCCAGATGGGCCGCACGGACCTGTCGGTGCTGCGGCGCTCGATCGGCCACGTCAACCCGCGCCACCGGTTGCAGTACCCGCTGACGGTGCGCGAGGTGGTGCTGACCGGGATCACCGCCACGGTGGACACCGCGGCACGCTGGACCCCCAGCCCCGAACAGATCGCGCGCGCCGAGGAACTCGTCGACACCGTGGGCCTGTCGGCGCGCGTCGACGCCGAATGGCCGACCCTGTCGCAGGGCGAGCGTGGTCGCACGCTGATCGCGCGGGCGTTGATCTCGGATCCCCGGCTGCTGCTGCTCGACGAACCCACCACGGGCCTCGACGTCGCCGCACGCGAACAGTTGCTGGAAACCCTTGACGCACTGGATGATACGCATCCGGACATGGCGTCGATCCTGGTGACGCACCACCTCGAGGAACTGCCCACGAGCACCACACACGCGATCCTGATCGCCGAGGGGCGCACCGTGGCCTCCGGACGTGCGGTCGAGACCGTCACCACCGACCACGTCACGACGGCGTTCGCTCATCCGGTGACGGTGACCTACGACGAGGGCCGCTGGACCGCGCGCGCCAAACCCGGCGCCCGCGTGCTCTGA
- a CDS encoding TIGR02234 family membrane protein, with product MTRAAQALLVVAALGLWGASRFNWVEVRSFDGLGQPKTTALTGASWSTALIPLALLALAAAVAALAVRGWMLRLLAILVAAASAGMGYLAISLWAVRDVAVRAADLALVPVAQLTGTHRYYTGAVITLAAAVCTLVGAVLLMRSANGSQRAVAARYAAPAARRTAAQHDVSSESMSERMIWDALDEGHDPTGDQDDTDRRGGDR from the coding sequence ATGACCCGCGCGGCGCAGGCTCTTCTCGTCGTGGCGGCCCTCGGACTGTGGGGCGCGTCGCGGTTCAACTGGGTCGAGGTGCGCTCGTTCGACGGTCTCGGGCAACCCAAGACCACCGCGCTTACCGGCGCGTCGTGGTCGACGGCGCTGATCCCGCTCGCGTTGCTGGCGCTGGCCGCCGCGGTGGCGGCCCTGGCCGTTCGGGGCTGGATGCTGCGGTTGCTGGCGATCCTGGTGGCCGCCGCCAGCGCGGGGATGGGATACCTGGCGATCAGTCTGTGGGCGGTGCGCGACGTGGCCGTCCGCGCAGCTGACCTCGCCCTCGTCCCGGTCGCGCAGCTCACCGGAACACATCGCTACTACACGGGTGCGGTGATCACCCTCGCGGCCGCGGTTTGCACGCTGGTCGGCGCTGTGCTGCTGATGCGGTCGGCCAACGGTTCGCAGCGTGCCGTTGCCGCGCGTTACGCCGCGCCTGCGGCCCGGCGGACGGCCGCTCAACACGACGTATCCAGCGAATCCATGTCCGAGCGAATGATCTGGGATGCGCTGGATGAGGGACATGATCCGACGGGGGATCAGGACGATACGGACAGAAGGGGCGGTGACAGATGA
- a CDS encoding peroxiredoxin: MTSIGTGDTVAEFELPDQTGQKRSLTRLLGDGPVVLFFYPAAMTPGCTKEACHFRDLAQEFAAVGANPVGISTDPPAKQARFAETHRFAFPLLSDADGTVAARFGVKRGLLGKLMPVKRTTFVIDTDSTVLAVISSEINMDTHADKALEVLRSR, encoded by the coding sequence ATGACTTCTATAGGGACGGGTGACACCGTCGCCGAGTTCGAACTGCCGGATCAGACCGGACAGAAACGCAGCTTGACGCGTTTGCTCGGCGACGGTCCCGTTGTGCTGTTCTTCTACCCCGCGGCCATGACCCCAGGGTGCACCAAAGAGGCCTGCCATTTCCGTGATCTGGCGCAAGAATTCGCCGCGGTGGGTGCGAATCCCGTCGGGATCAGCACCGATCCGCCTGCCAAACAGGCCAGGTTCGCCGAGACCCACCGGTTCGCCTTCCCGCTGCTCTCCGACGCCGACGGCACGGTGGCCGCGCGGTTCGGCGTCAAGCGGGGATTGCTGGGCAAACTCATGCCGGTCAAGCGGACCACCTTCGTCATCGACACCGACAGCACGGTGCTGGCCGTGATCTCCAGCGAGATCAACATGGACACCCACGCCGACAAGGCACTCGAGGTCCTCAGGTCTCGTTGA
- the hisF gene encoding imidazole glycerol phosphate synthase subunit HisF, giving the protein MSANSDVATRVIPCLDVDNGRVVKGVNFENLRDAGDPVELAAAYDAEGADELTFLDVTASSSGRSTMLEVVRRTAEQVFIPLTVGGGVRSVDDVDVLLRAGADKVSVNTAAIARPELLAEMARQFGSQCIVLSVDARTVPKGEQPTPSGWEVTTHGGRRGTGIDAIEWATRGAELGVGEILLNSMDRDGTKAGFDLKMLSAVRAAVSVPVIASGGAGAVEHFAPAVQAGADAVLAASVFHFRELTVAEVKASMKAAGITVR; this is encoded by the coding sequence GTGAGTGCCAACAGCGATGTCGCGACGAGGGTGATCCCGTGTCTCGACGTGGACAACGGACGCGTGGTCAAGGGGGTCAACTTCGAGAACCTGCGCGACGCAGGTGATCCCGTGGAACTCGCGGCGGCCTACGACGCCGAGGGCGCCGACGAGCTGACGTTCCTCGACGTCACGGCGTCGTCGTCGGGACGCTCCACCATGCTCGAGGTGGTGCGGCGCACCGCCGAGCAGGTGTTCATCCCGCTGACCGTCGGCGGTGGCGTGCGCTCGGTCGACGATGTCGACGTGCTGCTGCGCGCCGGTGCCGACAAGGTGTCGGTGAACACCGCGGCCATCGCGCGCCCCGAACTGCTCGCCGAGATGGCCCGCCAGTTCGGTTCGCAGTGCATCGTGCTGAGCGTGGACGCCAGGACCGTGCCCAAGGGCGAGCAGCCCACACCGTCGGGCTGGGAGGTCACCACCCACGGCGGCCGCCGTGGCACCGGCATCGATGCGATCGAATGGGCCACGCGCGGTGCCGAACTCGGCGTCGGCGAGATCCTGCTGAACTCGATGGACCGTGACGGCACCAAGGCCGGTTTCGACCTGAAGATGCTCAGCGCGGTCCGGGCCGCGGTGTCGGTCCCGGTGATCGCCAGCGGCGGCGCGGGCGCAGTCGAGCATTTCGCGCCCGCCGTGCAGGCCGGGGCCGACGCCGTGCTGGCCGCCAGCGTCTTCCACTTCCGCGAACTGACCGTCGCCGAGGTGAAGGCGTCCATGAAGGCCGCGGGGATCACGGTCAGGTGA
- a CDS encoding anthranilate synthase component I encodes MQTTANHSSRSTQTGTRAHGAALAETTSREDFRALATEHRVVPVIRKVLADSETPLSAYRKLAANRPGTFLLESAENGRSWSRWSFIGAGAPSALTVRDNAAAWLGTAPEGAPSGGDPLDALRATLDLLKTEAMAGLPPLSSGLVGFFAYDMVRRLERLPELAVDDLGLPDMLLLLATDIAAVDHHEGTITLIANAVNWNGTDERVDWAYDDAVARLDVMTKALGQPLTSAVATFSRPAPDHRAQRTMEEYTEIVDKLVGDIEAGEAFQVVPSQRFEMDTAADPLDVYRILRVTNPSPYMYLLNIPDADGGLDFSIVGSSPEALVTVKDGRATTHPIAGTRWRGATEEEDVLLEKELLADEKERAEHLMLVDLGRNDLGRVCRPGTVRVDDYSHIERYSHVMHLVSTVTGELAEDKTALDAVTACFPAGTLSGAPKVRAMELIEEVEKTRRGLYGGVVGYLDFAGNADFAIAIRTALMRNGTAYVQAGGGVVADSNGPYEYTEAANKARAVLNAIAAAATLAEP; translated from the coding sequence GTGCAGACCACCGCCAACCATTCCTCACGCTCCACGCAGACCGGCACGCGCGCCCACGGCGCCGCACTCGCCGAGACCACGTCGCGCGAGGACTTCCGGGCGCTGGCGACCGAGCACCGTGTGGTCCCCGTCATCCGCAAGGTGCTCGCCGACAGCGAGACACCCCTGTCGGCCTACCGCAAGCTCGCCGCCAACCGGCCAGGGACGTTCTTGCTGGAATCCGCGGAGAACGGTCGGTCGTGGTCGCGATGGTCGTTCATCGGCGCGGGAGCGCCGTCGGCGCTGACCGTGCGCGACAACGCGGCGGCATGGCTGGGCACCGCGCCCGAGGGGGCGCCGAGCGGCGGTGATCCGCTCGATGCGCTGCGCGCAACCCTCGATCTGCTCAAGACCGAGGCCATGGCGGGTCTGCCGCCCCTGTCGTCGGGTCTGGTCGGCTTCTTCGCCTATGACATGGTGCGCCGGCTCGAACGGCTGCCGGAACTCGCGGTCGACGATCTCGGGCTGCCGGACATGCTGCTGCTGCTCGCGACCGACATCGCCGCGGTCGACCACCACGAGGGCACCATCACGCTCATCGCCAACGCGGTGAACTGGAACGGCACCGACGAGCGGGTCGACTGGGCCTACGACGACGCGGTCGCGCGTCTGGACGTGATGACCAAGGCGCTGGGGCAGCCGTTGACCTCGGCGGTGGCGACGTTCAGCAGGCCCGCGCCCGATCACCGGGCGCAGCGCACGATGGAGGAGTACACCGAGATCGTCGACAAGCTGGTCGGCGACATCGAGGCCGGCGAGGCATTTCAGGTGGTGCCCTCGCAACGGTTCGAGATGGACACCGCGGCCGATCCGTTGGACGTCTACCGCATCCTGCGGGTGACCAACCCCAGCCCGTACATGTACCTGCTCAACATCCCCGACGCCGACGGAGGACTGGACTTCTCGATCGTCGGGTCGAGCCCAGAGGCGCTGGTGACGGTCAAGGACGGACGCGCCACCACGCATCCCATCGCGGGCACGCGGTGGCGCGGCGCCACCGAGGAAGAGGACGTGCTGCTCGAAAAGGAGCTGCTCGCCGACGAGAAGGAACGCGCCGAGCACCTCATGCTCGTCGACCTGGGCCGCAACGACCTGGGCCGGGTGTGCCGGCCCGGCACCGTGCGTGTCGACGACTACAGCCACATCGAGCGCTACAGCCACGTCATGCATCTGGTGTCGACGGTCACCGGTGAGCTCGCCGAGGACAAGACCGCCCTTGACGCGGTGACGGCGTGCTTCCCGGCGGGCACGTTGTCGGGTGCGCCGAAGGTGCGTGCCATGGAGCTCATCGAGGAGGTCGAGAAGACACGCCGCGGCCTCTACGGCGGTGTCGTCGGGTACCTCGACTTCGCGGGCAACGCCGACTTCGCCATCGCCATCCGCACCGCACTGATGCGCAACGGAACCGCCTACGTGCAGGCCGGCGGGGGAGTCGTGGCCGACTCCAACGGCCCGTACGAGTACACCGAGGCCGCCAACAAGGCCCGTGCGGTGCTCAACGCGATCGCCGCGGCAGCGACCCTGGCGGAACCATGA
- the priA gene encoding bifunctional 1-(5-phosphoribosyl)-5-((5-phosphoribosylamino)methylideneamino)imidazole-4-carboxamide isomerase/phosphoribosylanthranilate isomerase PriA, with protein MILLPAVDVVNGQAVRLVQGKAGSETDYGSAIEAAEAWQRDGAEWIHLVDLDAAFGRGSNRELLAEVVGKLDVAVELSGGIRDDDSLRAALDTGCARVNIGTAALENPQWCARAIAEHGDRVAVGLDAQTDGAGGFRLRGRGWETDGGDLWEVLDRLDSEGCSRYVVTDVSKDGTLTGPNLDLLAAVAGRTDAPVIASGGVSSLDDLRAIATLTGVGVEGAIVGKALYAGRFTLPQALSAVSG; from the coding sequence CTGATCCTGCTGCCCGCCGTCGACGTGGTCAACGGCCAGGCGGTGCGGCTGGTGCAGGGCAAGGCAGGCAGCGAGACCGACTACGGCTCGGCGATCGAGGCGGCCGAGGCGTGGCAGCGCGACGGTGCCGAGTGGATCCACCTGGTCGACCTCGACGCCGCGTTCGGCCGGGGCAGCAACCGTGAACTGCTCGCCGAGGTGGTCGGCAAGCTCGACGTGGCCGTCGAGTTGTCCGGCGGCATCCGCGACGACGATTCGCTGCGGGCCGCGCTCGACACCGGCTGCGCCCGCGTGAACATCGGCACCGCGGCACTGGAGAACCCGCAGTGGTGCGCCAGGGCAATCGCCGAGCACGGCGACCGCGTCGCCGTCGGACTCGACGCCCAGACCGACGGCGCGGGGGGCTTCCGCCTGCGTGGCCGCGGCTGGGAGACCGACGGTGGCGACCTCTGGGAGGTGCTCGACCGGCTCGACAGTGAGGGCTGCTCGCGCTACGTCGTCACCGACGTCAGCAAGGACGGCACCCTCACCGGCCCCAACCTCGATCTCTTGGCCGCGGTGGCCGGGCGCACCGACGCGCCGGTGATCGCCTCCGGCGGCGTGTCGAGCCTCGACGACCTGCGCGCGATCGCGACGCTGACCGGTGTCGGTGTCGAGGGCGCGATCGTCGGAAAGGCGCTCTACGCCGGGCGGTTCACCCTGCCGCAGGCCCTGTCTGCGGTCAGCGGATGA
- the hisH gene encoding imidazole glycerol phosphate synthase subunit HisH yields MTKRVVVLDYGSGNLRSAQRALERVGADVEVTADPSAAAAADGLVVPGVGAFEACMTGLRGIGGEKIIADRLRNGAPVLGVCVGMQILFERGVEFGVETAGCGQWPGSVTRLDAPVIPHMGWNVVDAAKGSRLFAGLDADTRFYFVHSYAAQQWSGREDALVTWATHHVPFIAAVEDGALSATQFHPEKSGDAGATLLANWVEEL; encoded by the coding sequence GTGACAAAGAGAGTCGTCGTACTCGACTACGGGTCGGGCAACCTCCGTTCGGCGCAGCGGGCGCTCGAACGGGTCGGCGCCGACGTCGAGGTGACCGCCGACCCGTCGGCCGCCGCGGCCGCCGACGGCCTGGTGGTTCCCGGTGTCGGGGCGTTCGAGGCCTGCATGACCGGACTGCGCGGAATCGGCGGTGAGAAGATCATCGCCGACCGCCTGCGGAACGGGGCCCCGGTTCTCGGGGTGTGCGTCGGCATGCAGATCCTGTTCGAGCGCGGCGTCGAGTTCGGTGTGGAGACCGCCGGGTGCGGGCAGTGGCCCGGTTCGGTGACCCGCCTCGACGCGCCGGTGATCCCGCACATGGGCTGGAATGTCGTCGACGCGGCGAAAGGCAGCAGGCTGTTCGCCGGCCTCGACGCCGACACGCGCTTCTACTTCGTGCATTCCTACGCCGCGCAGCAGTGGTCGGGGCGCGAGGACGCCCTGGTGACCTGGGCGACGCATCACGTGCCCTTCATCGCCGCCGTCGAGGACGGCGCGTTGTCGGCCACGCAATTTCATCCGGAGAAGAGTGGCGACGCGGGTGCGACGCTGCTCGCGAATTGGGTTGAGGAACTGTGA
- the hisI gene encoding phosphoribosyl-AMP cyclohydrolase, protein MSLDPAIAARLKRNADGLFAAVTQERGTGKVLMVAWMDDDALARTLQTREATYFSRSRGEQWVKGATSGHTQKVHSVRLDCDGDTVLLEVDQVGGACHTGDHTCFDADLLLGPDE, encoded by the coding sequence ATGAGTCTGGACCCCGCCATCGCGGCACGTCTCAAACGCAACGCCGACGGCCTGTTCGCCGCCGTCACGCAGGAACGCGGCACCGGCAAGGTGCTCATGGTCGCCTGGATGGACGACGACGCCCTGGCCCGCACGCTGCAGACGCGTGAGGCGACGTACTTCTCGCGTTCACGCGGTGAGCAGTGGGTCAAGGGCGCCACGTCGGGGCACACCCAGAAGGTGCACTCGGTGCGGTTGGACTGCGACGGCGACACCGTGCTGCTGGAGGTCGACCAGGTGGGCGGCGCGTGCCACACGGGCGACCACACGTGCTTCGACGCCGATCTGCTGTTGGGCCCTGACGAGTAG
- a CDS encoding inositol monophosphatase family protein, with amino-acid sequence MTVVGELDPQKLTALVATAAEILDAASVPFVAGHRADSAVRKQGNDFATEVDLAIERQVVRALTEATGIGVHGEEFGGEPIDSPLVWVLDPIDGTFNYAAGSPMAAILLGLLADGEPVAGLTWLPFTGEKYSALVGGPLYSDGKPCPPLGSPTLADSIIGIQTFNIDSRGRFPGRYRVEVLANLSRVCSRVRMHGATGVDLAYVAAGILGGAISFGHHIWDHAAGVALVRAAGGVVTDLTGAPWTVDSKSVLAAAPGVHEKMLEIVKSTGKPEDYL; translated from the coding sequence ATGACGGTGGTGGGTGAACTGGACCCGCAGAAGCTGACCGCGCTGGTCGCAACGGCGGCCGAGATCCTCGACGCCGCGTCGGTGCCGTTCGTGGCGGGGCACCGCGCCGATTCGGCAGTCCGGAAACAGGGCAACGATTTCGCCACCGAGGTCGACCTGGCGATCGAACGCCAGGTGGTGCGTGCGCTCACCGAGGCGACCGGGATCGGCGTGCACGGCGAGGAATTCGGTGGGGAACCGATCGACTCGCCGCTGGTGTGGGTGCTCGATCCGATCGACGGCACCTTCAACTACGCGGCGGGCTCACCCATGGCCGCGATCCTGCTGGGTCTGCTGGCCGACGGTGAACCCGTCGCGGGGCTGACCTGGCTGCCGTTCACCGGTGAGAAGTACAGCGCACTGGTCGGTGGTCCGCTGTACTCCGACGGCAAACCGTGTCCGCCGCTGGGTTCGCCCACGCTCGCCGACTCGATCATCGGCATCCAGACCTTCAACATCGACTCCCGTGGGCGGTTTCCCGGGCGCTACCGCGTGGAGGTGCTCGCCAATCTGAGCCGCGTGTGCTCGCGGGTGCGCATGCACGGGGCCACCGGCGTGGACCTGGCCTACGTGGCCGCCGGAATCCTCGGCGGTGCAATCAGTTTCGGTCACCACATCTGGGACCATGCGGCCGGGGTCGCCCTGGTGCGTGCCGCGGGCGGCGTGGTCACCGATCTGACCGGCGCGCCGTGGACCGTCGACTCGAAGTCGGTGCTCGCCGCCGCACCCGGCGTGCACGAGAAGATGCTGGAAATCGTGAAATCCACCGGAAAGCCCGAGGATTACCTGTGA
- the trpC gene encoding indole-3-glycerol phosphate synthase TrpC, which produces MSSATVLDSIIEGVRADVAAREAVISLDEIKERAKAAPPPLNVMAALREPGIGVIAEVKRASPSRGALASIGDPAELAQAYQDGGARVISVLTEQRRFNGSLDDLDAVRAAVSIPVLRKDFIVRPYQIHEARAHGADMLLLIVAALDQPVLESLLERTESLGMTALVEVHTEEEADRALKAGASVIGVNARDLKTLEVDRTVFSRIAPGLPSNVIRVAESGVRGTADLLAYAGAGADAVLVGEGLVTSGDPRSAVADLVTAGTHPSCPKPAR; this is translated from the coding sequence ATGAGTTCGGCCACAGTGCTCGACTCCATCATCGAGGGAGTCCGCGCCGATGTAGCCGCCCGCGAGGCCGTCATCAGCCTTGACGAGATCAAAGAGCGGGCCAAGGCGGCGCCACCGCCGCTGAACGTGATGGCCGCCCTGCGGGAACCGGGAATCGGTGTCATCGCGGAGGTCAAGCGCGCGAGTCCCTCGCGGGGCGCACTGGCCTCGATCGGCGATCCCGCCGAGTTGGCTCAGGCATACCAGGACGGCGGCGCGCGCGTGATCAGCGTGCTGACCGAGCAGCGCAGGTTCAACGGCTCGTTGGACGACCTCGACGCGGTTCGGGCAGCGGTGTCGATTCCGGTGCTGCGCAAGGACTTCATCGTCCGGCCGTACCAGATCCACGAGGCCAGGGCACACGGTGCCGACATGCTGCTGCTGATCGTGGCCGCGCTCGACCAGCCCGTGTTGGAGTCGCTGCTGGAGCGCACCGAATCCCTGGGGATGACCGCTCTGGTCGAGGTGCACACCGAGGAAGAGGCCGACCGCGCGCTGAAGGCGGGCGCGTCGGTGATCGGGGTCAACGCCCGCGACCTCAAGACCCTCGAGGTGGACCGCACCGTCTTCAGCCGGATCGCTCCGGGCCTTCCCAGCAACGTCATCCGTGTCGCGGAATCCGGCGTGCGCGGTACGGCCGACCTGCTGGCCTACGCGGGCGCGGGCGCCGACGCGGTGCTCGTCGGGGAGGGCCTGGTGACCAGCGGGGATCCCCGCAGCGCGGTCGCCGATCTGGTCACCGCAGGCACGCACCCGTCCTGCCCGAAACCGGCCCGCTGA
- a CDS encoding N-6 DNA methylase — MTETAQDRKARGAFFTPDAITTYLTQWAVRSDADRVFEPSAGDAAFLVAAIRRLQALGVDHPTVDGVEIHAASAASARRRVADAGGRARIRTANFFAVDPRPEYTAVIGNPPYIRYQDFRGQTRAESRRAALRAGVTLSGLASSWAAFTVHAALFLRPGGRMALVLPAELLSVNYASAVRKFLFDRFASVELVMFDEQVFPEAEADVVLLLADGFDGGPSGHAVIHRARNAEALTSELVQRRWRPRDPAEKWISGLIGSAPVEVLHGLEAAGDFTCLETWADTTLGMVTGNNGYFALSPQRVHELGLRQADLLPLSPPGSAHLRGLTLSADQLTRLGEDGRSVHLFRPTGAKLSAAAARYVEAGHAAGVHLAYKCRVRTPWYLVPLVEPADLLLTCMNADTPRLVTNRARAHHLNSVHGVYLRDGFTTLGRDLLPLASLNSVTLLHAEMVGRSYGGGILKIEPREADQWLVPSPQLIETHAAPLRAVRRRVAGLLDRGRLLDAVATVDQALGVESGAALESVRNAHHSLATRRTVRSRRAR; from the coding sequence GTGACCGAGACCGCCCAGGATCGCAAGGCGCGGGGTGCCTTCTTCACCCCCGACGCGATCACCACGTACCTCACGCAGTGGGCGGTGCGTTCGGACGCGGACCGCGTCTTCGAGCCGTCCGCGGGTGACGCGGCGTTCCTCGTCGCCGCGATCCGCAGGCTGCAGGCCCTCGGGGTGGACCATCCCACCGTCGACGGCGTCGAGATCCACGCCGCGAGCGCGGCTTCGGCGCGCAGGCGGGTCGCCGACGCCGGGGGACGCGCGCGCATCCGCACGGCCAACTTCTTCGCGGTCGATCCGCGTCCGGAGTACACCGCGGTCATCGGCAATCCGCCCTACATCCGCTATCAGGATTTCCGCGGTCAGACACGCGCCGAGTCGCGGCGTGCGGCGCTTCGCGCGGGCGTGACGCTGTCGGGGCTCGCGTCGAGTTGGGCGGCGTTCACGGTGCACGCCGCGCTGTTCCTGCGGCCGGGCGGACGCATGGCGCTCGTGCTGCCCGCCGAACTGCTCAGCGTCAACTACGCATCCGCGGTCCGCAAGTTCCTGTTCGACCGGTTCGCGAGCGTTGAGTTGGTGATGTTCGACGAGCAGGTGTTCCCCGAGGCCGAGGCGGACGTGGTGCTGCTGCTCGCCGACGGTTTCGACGGCGGCCCCTCCGGTCACGCGGTGATCCACCGCGCCCGCAACGCCGAGGCACTGACCTCCGAACTGGTGCAACGACGTTGGCGCCCCCGTGATCCTGCCGAGAAGTGGATCAGCGGGTTGATCGGCAGCGCACCCGTCGAGGTGCTGCACGGCCTGGAGGCGGCCGGTGACTTCACGTGCCTGGAAACCTGGGCCGACACCACACTCGGCATGGTGACCGGCAACAACGGCTATTTCGCGCTGTCACCGCAGCGCGTGCACGAATTGGGTTTGCGGCAGGCCGATCTGCTGCCGTTGTCCCCTCCGGGAAGCGCACATCTGCGCGGGCTGACGCTCTCGGCCGATCAGCTGACGCGGCTGGGGGAGGACGGCAGGTCCGTGCACCTGTTCCGGCCCACCGGCGCGAAGCTCTCGGCGGCCGCGGCACGGTACGTCGAGGCGGGGCACGCCGCGGGCGTGCACCTGGCGTACAAGTGCCGGGTCCGCACACCGTGGTACCTGGTGCCCCTCGTCGAGCCCGCGGACCTGTTGTTGACGTGTATGAACGCCGATACGCCGCGGCTGGTCACCAACCGTGCCAGGGCGCACCACCTCAACTCGGTGCACGGGGTGTACCTGCGTGACGGGTTCACCACGCTGGGCCGCGACCTGCTGCCGCTGGCGTCGCTGAACTCGGTGACCCTGCTGCACGCCGAGATGGTCGGCCGGTCCTACGGCGGCGGCATCCTCAAGATCGAACCCCGTGAGGCCGACCAGTGGTTGGTGCCGTCACCACAGCTCATCGAGACGCATGCGGCCCCGCTGCGGGCCGTACGGCGTCGCGTGGCGGGCCTGCTGGACCGTGGCCGGCTGCTCGACGCCGTGGCCACCGTCGACCAGGCGCTCGGAGTCGAATCGGGCGCGGCCCTGGAATCCGTTCGCAATGCGCACCATTCGTTGGCGACGCGGCGAACGGTAAGGTCGCGGCGTGCCCGCTGA